A genomic stretch from Podospora pseudoanserina strain CBS 124.78 chromosome 3, whole genome shotgun sequence includes:
- a CDS encoding hypothetical protein (EggNog:ENOG503P466; COG:U), with protein sequence MAMHDNTNGHQNGAEQAQAPAASRLFDWWAALALEKTSGAADVIVARKGLGGLSTPGSHPSARFRSWPATGQKQSSWALPGSESLRPTINTIITSHDRFLFLLVYHLTLQLTTSLCTALLLQHAFLPSITTSQTANTMSYAEVASKGPKQTPEEAAAPQPPQVVVDDSTSTSSLIDVDTPSVRTVPSDFAEQEVKTDTQAARIEREEAEKKARAKAEALRAEADLAKKKAKSKAKKADTWLTKRFENMGDGPAGALAVANLIAVIGLSGWLGFKAWNSYERGRLSWKDVGLGLGLIGAVGAVEGAFTNYLYKAKGKGKEQ encoded by the exons ATGGCGATGCACGACAACACAAACGGGCATCAAAACGGCGCTGAACAGGCCcaagctccagcagcttcgcGGCTGTTCGATTGGTGGGCTGCCTTGGCCCTCGAGAAAACAAGCGGAGCCGCAGACGTCATCGTAGCCAGGAAGGGGCTTGGCGGTCTCTCAACCCCCGGCTCCCACCCGAGCGCCCGCTTCCGTTCATGGCCGGCAACTGGGCAGAAGCAATCAAGCTGGGCCTTGCCAGGTTCTGAG TCTCTCCGACCCACGATAAATACCATCATCACGAGCCACGaccgttttctttttctacTCGTTTATCACTTGACACTGCAACTCACCACTTCTCTTTGTACCGCATTACTGCTGCAACACGCATTtctcccatccatcacaaCTTCACAAACAGCCAACACAA TGTCGTACGCTGAAGTCGCATCCAAAGGCCCCAAGCAGACTCCTGAGGAG GCTGCtgcccctcaaccaccccaagTCGTAGTCGATgactccacctccacctcttccctTATCGATGTTGACACCCCCTCTGTCCGCACCGTCCCCTCTGATTTCGCCGAGCAAGAAGTCAAGACCGACACGCAGGCTGCCCGGATCgagcgggaggaggctgagaagaaggcccgAGCCAAGGCCGAAGCCCTTCGCGCCGAAGCTGACCTCGCtaagaagaaggccaagagcaaggcaaagaaggcggACACCTGGTTGACGAAGCGGTTCGAGAATATGGGCGATGGTCCCGCGGGCGCGTTGGCTGTGGCGAATTTGATTGCCGTTATTGGGTTGAGCGGGTGGTTGGGCTTCAAGGCTTGGAACTCATATGAGCGCGGCAGACTGAGCTGGAAGGATGTCGGTCTCGGGCTGGGTCTGATCGGTGCTGTTGGGGCTGTCGAGGGTGCCTTCACCAA CTATCTCTACAAGGCCAAGGGGAAGGGCAAGGAGCAATAA
- a CDS encoding hypothetical protein (COG:C; EggNog:ENOG503P0CA) → MASTIPTTMKAHIYTNTSPTLEANLSISTSVPTPTVSGPNELLIQVLSASINPADHKVPELPSPVRRLVIKTPATPGMDFCGRVVQAGTKVDSIALGDIVYGRLGPKQHGSLGEYIIAPANVVAVLPKEGVTVDEAAAIGVAGLTAYQAIQPNVKKGDKIFINGSSGGVGSFAVQIAKVLGCHVTASCSPAKAELVKSLGADEIIDYTTTDVCEYLRAKGKVFAQVLDNVGTPDNLYKASDDFLIAGGKFVQVGSPLSLGALRSAASRALLPSFLGGGKSKYEVYTIQDSAEDLKVLGQWIKEKKIKVVIEQTYEFEDVPKAFAKLRTGKSAGKLVIHVGK, encoded by the exons tctcaacatcaGTCCCAACTCCGACTGTATCTGGACCCAATGAACTGCTGATTCAAGTCTTGTCAGCATCCATCAACCCAGCCGACCACAAAGTCCCAGAGTTGCCCAGCCCTGTCCGGCGGCTAGTCATCAAGACGCCTGCCACCCCTGGCATGGACTTTTGTGGCCGTGTGGTTCAAGCTGGGACAAAGGTTGACTCAATCGCACTAGGAGATATAGTATACGGTCGCTTGGGGCCTAAACAGCATGGATCTCTCGGAGAGTACATCATCGCGCCAGCCAACGTTGTTGCCGTCCTTCCCAAGGAGGGTGTGACAGTCGACGAGGCGGCTGCCATTGGAGTGGCAGGACTGACTGCGTACC AGGCAATCCAGCCCAATGTCAAAAAGGGCGACAAGATTTTCATCAACGGTAGCTCGGGTGGTGTCGGCTCCTTTGCCGTGCAAATCGCCAAGGTTTTGGGCTGTCACGTCACCGCCTCATGTTCACCggccaaggccgagctcgTCAAATCGCTGGGTGCCGACGAGATCATCGactacaccaccacagacGTCTGCGAGTACTTGCGTGCCAAAGGAAAGGTATTCGCGCAGGTTCTGGACAACGTGGGCACGCCCGACAACCTGTACAAAGCGTCTGATGACTTCCTCATTGCAGGCGGGAAGTTTGTACAGGTTGGGAGCCCGTTGTCGCTCGGCGCGCTTCGATCCGCGGCCTCCAGGGCGCTGCTGCCGTCTTTCTTGGGAGGGGGCAAGAGCAAGTACGAAGTTTACACTATTCAGGATTCTGCGGAGGACCTAAAGGTGCTGGGGCAGtggatcaaggagaagaagatcaaggttGTGATTGAACAGACGTATGAATTTGAGGATGTGCCGAAAGCCTTTGCCAAGTTGAGGACAGGAAAGAGCGCGGGGAAGCTGGTGATCCATGTTGGAAAGTGA
- a CDS encoding hypothetical protein (EggNog:ENOG503PR8U) — translation MLAQNFLLLIAANLVASIPTLDNSPKPINLEATELQRRSACAVAGVVNGQCGRYYRGTGCNDMINAIDPGRCSGTCYSSGDAIASIKASGDGTYGTNCQVFYDSNCQNPIGQTGNTITGGGKCYTPSDGRTGHSMLCWYRC, via the exons ATGCTCGCGCAAAATTTCCTCCTGCTCATCGCAGCCAACCTCGTGGCATCCATTCCCACCCTCGATAActcccccaagcccatcaacctcgaggCAACCGAGCTGCAGCGTCGGTCCGCCTGCGCAGTTGCCGGCGTAGTCAACGGCCAGTGTGGCCGCTACTACCGCGGCACCGGCTGCAATGACATGATCAATGCCATTGACCCTGGC AGATGCAGCGGCACCTGCTACTCCTCGGGCGATGCCATCGCCAGCATCAAAGCGTCCGGTGACGGCACCTACGGCACAAACTGCCAGGTCTTTTACGACTCCAACTGCCAGAACCCCATCGGCCAGACCGGAAACACCATCACTGGGGGAGGAAAGTGCTATACGCCGTCTGACGGTCGCACCGGTCATAGCATGCTTTGCTGGTACCGCTGCTGA
- the MIA40 gene encoding Oxidoreductase (BUSCO:EOG092651BA; COG:U; EggNog:ENOG503P1RY): MYRSARCALRAIRPAPTTTSSLVTAPTRRFASTSASTKKTGTWKGTVVRWGLAGAALYYYNTSPIFADQVPQPQTAPAEFSEADLPTIDALIEEKRRHAPPPPPPQATKAAVAAEIEQVANEEESKPTTESPVTAATELEPGSPEALEQEASQQGAFNPETGEINWDCPCLGGMAHGPCGEEFKAAFSCFVYSKEEPKGIECIDKFQGMQTCFRQYPEIYGSELNDDDDDETVVAPEGIEVATKAPESDAKSAEQAEKDREVQKLVGDIQAKKKKEAGEEKKEQAEKKVEQKVEEKKVEQKVEEKKVEDQNAVPSPVPKEAVDATDANNKQ; the protein is encoded by the exons ATGTATCGCTCCGCGCGCTGCGCCTTGCGCGCAATTCGGCCAGCGCCGACGACCACATCCAGCTTAGTAACCGCTCCCACCCGCCGGTTCGCCTCGACATCGGCCTCCACCAAGAAGACTGGCACATGGAAGGGAACAGTGGTACGATGGGGTCTTGCCGGTGCTGCGCTATACTACTACAACACCAGCCCAATCTTTGCTGATCAAGTCC CTCAACCGCAAACCGCCCCCGCCGAGTTCTCCGAGGCCGATCTCCCCACCATCGACGCCCTCATCGAGGAGAAGCGTCGCcatgcccctcccccacccccaccacaagCTACCAAGGCCGCGGTAGCAGCCGAGATTGAGCAGGTCGCCAACGAGGAGGAGTCTAAGCCAACAACCGAGTCCCCAGTGACGGCTGCCACAGAACTTGAGCCCGGCTCGCCCGAGGCCCTCGAGCAAGAAGCCTCCCAGCAGGGTGCTTTCAACCCCGAGACCGGAGAGATCAACTGGGACTGTCCCTGCCTGGGCGGCATGGCCCACGGTCCCTGCGGTGAGGAGTTCAAGGCGGCCTTCAGCTGCTTCGTCTACAGCAAAGAGGAGCCCAAGGGCATTGAGTGCATTGACAAGTTCCA GGGCATGCAAACTTGCTTTAGACAGTACCCCGAGATCTATGGATCCGAGCtaaacgacgacgacgatgacgagacTGTTGTGGCCCCCGAGGGCATCGAGGTCGCGACCAAGGCTCCCGAGTCTGACGCGAAGTCGGCTGAGCAAGCTGAGAAAGATCGGGAGGTCCAGAAGCTGGTCGGGGATAtccaggccaagaagaagaaggaagccggggaggagaagaaggagcaggccgagaagaaggttgaacaaaaggtcgaggagaagaaggttgaacaaaaggtcgaggagaagaaggttgaggaCCAGAACGCGGTGCCATCACCTGTGCccaaggaggcggtggatgCTACCGATGCCAACAACAAGCAATAG